From Acinetobacter lwoffii, a single genomic window includes:
- a CDS encoding FAD-binding protein, with amino-acid sequence MGAINPKEDYTNIPHETFDAVIVGGGGSGMRASYQLAQAGLKVAVLTKVFPTRSHTVAAQGGIGASLGNMQEDNWHYHFYDTVKGSDWLGDQDAIEFMTREAPQVVYELEHLGMPFDRNADGTIYQRPFGGHSANYGEKAVPRACAAADRTGHALLHTLYQSNVKMGTQFFVEWIALDLIRNEKGDVLGVTAIDQETGKIAVFQAKATLFATGGAGRVYRASTNAYINTGDGLGMAARAGIPLQDMEFWQFHPTGVAGAGVLLTEGCRGEGAILRNKDGEPFMERYAPTLKDLAPRDFVSRSMDQEIKEGRGCGPKGDYILLDMTHLGADTIMKRLPSVFEIGKKFANVDITKEPIPVVPTIHYQMGGIPTNIHGQVVVPESRETEALVANYNKDTDVYSTNAEGRDFAKPVKGFYAIGECSCVSVHGANRLGTNSLLDLVVFGKAAGQHIIEYVTKQHDGEYEPLPTTVLQETVERIRKLDESTTGENAQDVADAIRDIVQDHAGVFRTSALLDEGVKQILAIEPRVRNIHLKDKSKVFNTARIEALEVENLYEVAKATLISAAARKECRGAHTVVDFEESPDHAEYPYGRRDDEWMKHTLWFSADNRLEYKPVRYRPLSVDAIPPKPRTF; translated from the coding sequence CCAACTTGCTCAAGCTGGTTTGAAAGTTGCGGTTCTGACTAAAGTATTCCCAACTCGTTCGCACACTGTTGCAGCGCAGGGTGGTATTGGTGCATCTCTTGGTAACATGCAAGAAGATAACTGGCACTACCACTTCTACGACACTGTAAAAGGTTCGGACTGGTTAGGTGACCAGGATGCAATCGAGTTCATGACTCGTGAAGCGCCTCAAGTGGTTTATGAACTTGAACACCTGGGTATGCCATTCGACCGTAATGCTGATGGTACAATTTACCAACGTCCATTCGGTGGTCACTCAGCAAACTACGGTGAAAAAGCTGTGCCACGTGCATGCGCTGCTGCCGATCGTACCGGTCACGCACTTCTTCACACGCTTTATCAAAGCAACGTGAAAATGGGCACTCAATTCTTCGTTGAATGGATTGCGCTTGACCTGATCCGTAACGAAAAAGGCGACGTTCTTGGTGTTACAGCAATTGATCAGGAAACTGGTAAAATTGCAGTATTCCAAGCAAAAGCGACTTTGTTCGCTACTGGTGGTGCTGGTCGTGTGTACCGTGCATCTACAAATGCTTATATCAACACTGGTGACGGTCTTGGTATGGCTGCTCGTGCAGGTATTCCATTACAAGATATGGAATTCTGGCAATTCCACCCAACGGGTGTTGCGGGCGCAGGCGTATTGTTGACTGAAGGTTGTCGTGGTGAAGGTGCAATCCTTCGTAACAAAGACGGCGAACCCTTCATGGAACGTTATGCACCAACTTTGAAAGACTTGGCGCCACGTGACTTCGTATCACGTTCTATGGACCAAGAGATCAAAGAAGGTCGTGGTTGTGGTCCTAAAGGCGATTACATCCTGCTTGATATGACGCACCTAGGTGCGGATACGATCATGAAACGTCTTCCATCTGTATTCGAGATTGGCAAGAAATTCGCGAACGTTGACATCACTAAAGAGCCAATTCCTGTAGTACCAACAATCCATTACCAAATGGGTGGTATTCCAACGAATATTCATGGTCAGGTGGTTGTTCCTGAGTCTCGTGAAACTGAAGCGCTTGTTGCTAACTACAACAAAGACACCGATGTTTACTCTACAAATGCCGAAGGTCGTGACTTTGCTAAGCCAGTAAAAGGCTTCTATGCAATCGGTGAATGTTCATGTGTGTCTGTACATGGTGCGAACCGTTTAGGTACGAACTCATTGCTTGACTTGGTTGTATTTGGTAAGGCTGCTGGTCAACATATCATTGAATATGTGACTAAACAGCACGATGGCGAATATGAGCCGCTTCCAACAACTGTGCTTCAAGAAACTGTTGAACGTATTCGTAAACTTGACGAATCGACTACCGGTGAGAATGCTCAAGACGTTGCTGATGCAATCCGTGATATCGTTCAAGACCACGCTGGTGTATTCCGTACATCTGCGCTTCTGGACGAAGGTGTGAAGCAGATTCTTGCAATTGAACCGCGCGTACGCAACATTCACTTGAAAGACAAATCTAAAGTATTTAACACTGCACGTATTGAAGCACTTGAAGTTGAAAACTTGTATGAAGTTGCGAAAGCAACGCTTATTTCAGCTGCAGCGCGTAAAGAATGCCGTGGTGCACATACGGTTGTAGACTTTGAAGAGTCTCCAGACCATGCTGAATACCCATATGGTCGTCGTGATGATGAGTGGATGAAGCACACTTTATGGTTCTCTGCAGACAACCGTCTAGAGTATAAGCCAGTTCGTTACCGTCCATTGTCGGTTGACGCGATTCCACCTAAACCACGTACATTCTAA
- a CDS encoding succinate dehydrogenase iron-sulfur subunit — translation MSRGTRTFHIYRYDPDKDKAPYMQTFKLELTDKHRMLLDALLALKVQDETLTFRRSCREGICGSDGVNINGKNGLACLWNLNDLPNEITVRPLPGLPVVKDLVVDMNQFYDQYNKIHPFLINNQPAPPKERLQSPEEREHLDGLYECILCACCSTSCPSFWWNPDKFLGPSALLNAYRFIIDSRDTGTQERLARLDDPFSLFRCKGIMNCVSVCPKGLNPTKAIGHIRNMLLDMAG, via the coding sequence ATGAGTAGAGGTACTCGTACATTTCATATCTACCGCTACGATCCTGACAAGGATAAAGCACCGTACATGCAAACTTTTAAGCTGGAACTGACTGACAAGCACCGTATGTTGCTTGACGCACTTCTCGCATTAAAAGTACAGGACGAAACTTTAACGTTCCGTCGTTCATGTCGTGAAGGTATTTGTGGTTCTGATGGCGTGAACATCAATGGTAAAAACGGTTTGGCGTGTCTTTGGAACCTGAACGATTTACCAAATGAAATTACTGTTCGTCCATTGCCTGGTCTTCCTGTAGTGAAAGACTTGGTGGTTGACATGAACCAGTTCTATGATCAGTACAACAAGATCCATCCATTCTTGATCAACAACCAGCCTGCGCCTCCTAAGGAACGTTTACAGTCTCCTGAAGAGCGTGAGCATCTTGATGGTCTATATGAATGTATTCTATGTGCATGCTGTTCAACTTCATGCCCGTCATTCTGGTGGAACCCGGACAAGTTCTTGGGTCCTTCAGCATTGTTGAACGCTTACCGCTTCATTATTGACTCGCGTGATACGGGAACACAAGAGCGTTTGGCTCGTCTAGACGACCCGTTCTCATTGTTCCGTTGTAAAGGCATTATGAACTGTGTATCTGTATGTCCTAAAGGCTTGAACCCAACTAAAGCAATCGGTCACATCCGTAATATGCTTTTAGATATGGCAGGCTAA
- a CDS encoding 2-oxoglutarate dehydrogenase E1 component, producing the protein MQEVADALRLDTELSADSAAYIEELYEQYLTAPDSVGADWRAYFDKFPKGDQPHSNVREQFLLLGRNSSRIQPIVQSTVSSEHERRQIGVLQLIAAYRNRGHQKAKLDPLGLAKREVVPDLDLAAHGLTQSDLDTVFNTGNLAIGKEEATLAEMVQSMEATYCGSIGAEYMHIVDTKEKRWIQQRLESARGQYGFNADQKKHVLERLTAAEGLEKYLGNKFVGAKRFGVEGGEAFIPMVNEIIQRAGSVGCKEVVIGMPHRGRLNLLVNIMGKNPADLFGEFEGKSIHKKGSGDVKYHQGFSSNVMTPGGEVHLALAFNPSHLEIVGPVVEGSVRARQVRRKDIGGDDVLPLIVHGDAAFAGQGVNQETFQMSQTRGYTVGGTVHIVINNQVGFTTSDPRDARSTEYCTDIAKMIQAPIFHVNGDDPEAVVFISQLAHDFRHTFRKDVVIDMFCYRRRGHNEADEPAATQPMMYQVINKKATTRTLYADQLVQQGVLDRASADQMVENYRADLEAGNHVANALVLEPNKKMFVDWTPYLGHEYTDEWDTTFPIERLKELGKKMRELPEGFVMQRQVAKVIDDRLKMQTGEMPLNWGAAETLAYATVLDDGYLLRLTGEDVGRGTFSHRHAKLHNQVDGSTYLPLCNLKENQPRTAIYDSLLSEMAVLAFEYGYATTLPKSLIIWEAQFGDFANCAQVVIDQFISSGETKWERVCGLTMLLPHGFEGQGPEHSSARLERFLQLCAEDNMQVITPTTPAQIFHALRRQAIRPIRKPLIVTSPKSLLRHKLAVSSLEELANGTFQTVIDEVDNINKSDVTRLVLCGGKVYYDLVEKRREKELNNTAIVRIEQLYPYPEKRLAEVLAQYPNVKELVWAQEEPKNQGAWLFIAPRLYDDVMKAGKQVRISYAGREASAAPACGSPYLHAKQQAQLINDALAIDAE; encoded by the coding sequence ATGCAAGAAGTTGCTGACGCTCTGCGTCTTGACACTGAACTTTCCGCTGATAGTGCAGCGTATATTGAAGAACTTTATGAGCAGTATCTGACTGCTCCAGACTCAGTGGGTGCTGACTGGAGAGCGTACTTCGATAAATTCCCAAAAGGTGATCAACCACACAGTAATGTACGTGAGCAATTCCTACTTTTAGGTCGCAATTCAAGCCGTATTCAGCCTATTGTTCAGTCGACAGTCAGCTCAGAGCATGAACGTCGTCAAATTGGCGTGCTACAGCTGATTGCTGCGTACCGTAACCGTGGCCACCAGAAAGCAAAACTGGATCCATTAGGTTTGGCGAAGCGTGAAGTTGTGCCTGATCTAGATCTGGCTGCGCATGGTTTGACTCAGTCTGACTTAGACACAGTATTCAATACTGGTAACCTGGCGATCGGTAAAGAAGAAGCGACTTTGGCTGAAATGGTTCAGTCAATGGAAGCCACTTACTGTGGTTCAATCGGTGCTGAATACATGCACATCGTGGACACCAAAGAAAAACGTTGGATTCAACAACGTCTAGAAAGTGCACGCGGTCAATATGGCTTCAATGCTGATCAAAAGAAACATGTCCTTGAGCGTTTAACTGCAGCTGAAGGCCTAGAAAAATATCTTGGTAATAAATTCGTTGGTGCCAAACGTTTCGGCGTTGAAGGTGGTGAAGCATTCATCCCGATGGTCAACGAAATTATTCAGCGTGCAGGTTCTGTAGGCTGTAAAGAAGTTGTGATCGGTATGCCTCACCGTGGCCGTTTAAACCTTCTTGTTAACATCATGGGTAAGAACCCGGCTGACCTGTTTGGTGAGTTCGAAGGTAAATCTATTCATAAGAAAGGTTCTGGTGACGTTAAGTATCACCAAGGCTTCTCTTCAAACGTCATGACTCCGGGTGGCGAAGTTCACTTGGCATTGGCATTTAACCCGTCACACCTTGAAATCGTTGGTCCTGTGGTTGAAGGTTCGGTACGTGCACGTCAAGTACGTCGTAAAGACATTGGCGGCGATGACGTATTGCCATTAATTGTACACGGTGATGCTGCATTTGCAGGTCAGGGCGTCAACCAGGAAACTTTCCAGATGTCACAAACTCGCGGTTATACCGTGGGTGGTACAGTGCACATTGTGATTAACAACCAGGTTGGTTTCACGACATCTGATCCACGTGACGCGCGTTCTACTGAATACTGTACTGACATCGCAAAAATGATTCAGGCACCGATCTTCCATGTCAATGGTGATGATCCTGAAGCTGTGGTGTTCATTTCACAATTGGCACATGATTTCCGTCATACGTTCCGTAAAGACGTTGTGATTGACATGTTCTGCTACCGTCGTCGTGGTCATAACGAAGCGGATGAGCCAGCTGCAACTCAACCAATGATGTATCAAGTGATCAACAAGAAAGCGACTACGCGTACGCTTTATGCGGATCAACTGGTGCAACAGGGTGTTCTTGATCGTGCAAGTGCAGATCAGATGGTTGAAAACTACCGTGCAGACCTGGAAGCGGGTAATCACGTTGCCAATGCACTGGTACTTGAACCAAACAAAAAAATGTTTGTGGATTGGACTCCTTACTTAGGTCATGAGTACACAGACGAGTGGGATACAACTTTCCCAATCGAACGTCTAAAAGAGCTTGGCAAGAAAATGCGTGAGCTTCCTGAAGGCTTCGTGATGCAGCGTCAAGTTGCAAAAGTAATTGATGACCGTCTGAAAATGCAAACGGGTGAAATGCCTCTGAACTGGGGTGCTGCTGAAACTCTGGCGTATGCAACTGTACTAGATGATGGTTACTTGCTTCGTTTAACGGGTGAAGACGTAGGTCGTGGTACTTTCTCACACCGTCATGCAAAACTGCATAATCAGGTAGATGGTTCAACTTATCTTCCACTGTGTAACCTGAAAGAAAACCAGCCGCGTACTGCAATCTATGACTCTTTGTTGTCAGAAATGGCTGTATTGGCATTTGAATATGGTTATGCGACGACTCTTCCTAAGAGTTTGATCATCTGGGAAGCACAATTCGGTGACTTCGCAAACTGTGCACAGGTTGTCATTGACCAGTTCATCTCATCTGGTGAAACCAAATGGGAGCGTGTATGTGGCTTAACTATGCTTCTTCCACACGGTTTTGAAGGTCAAGGTCCAGAACATTCATCTGCACGTTTGGAACGTTTCTTGCAGCTATGTGCTGAAGACAACATGCAAGTCATCACACCGACTACGCCTGCGCAGATTTTCCACGCATTACGTCGTCAAGCGATTCGTCCAATCCGTAAGCCATTGATTGTTACTTCGCCGAAATCTTTACTTCGTCACAAGCTTGCTGTATCTAGCCTTGAAGAGCTTGCAAACGGTACATTCCAAACCGTGATTGATGAAGTAGACAACATCAACAAGTCAGATGTAACCCGTCTGGTTCTGTGTGGTGGTAAGGTGTATTACGACCTAGTTGAAAAACGTCGTGAAAAAGAATTGAACAACACTGCAATTGTACGTATTGAACAATTATATCCATACCCAGAAAAACGCCTGGCAGAAGTGCTTGCGCAATATCCAAACGTTAAAGAACTTGTTTGGGCGCAAGAAGAACCGAAGAACCAAGGCGCTTGGTTGTTCATCGCACCGCGTCTATATGACGACGTGATGAAAGCGGGTAAACAAGTACGTATTAGCTATGCAGGCCGTGAAGCTTCTGCTGCACCGGCATGTGGTTCACCATATTTGCATGCAAAACAACAAGCTCAGCTCATCAACGACGCGCTTGCGATCGACGCTGAATAA
- the odhB gene encoding 2-oxoglutarate dehydrogenase complex dihydrolipoyllysine-residue succinyltransferase: MATEIKAPVFPESVADGTIATWHKQPGEAVSRDEVICDIETDKVVLEVVAPADGTLASIIKGEGDTVLSAEVIAQFEEGAVSGATQTQAVQSEEKVEQAAAQTEAGNAPIVERQQVQDQAPAVRKALTESGVAAADVAGTGRGGRITKEDVANHQAKPAAPAAQPLSVAVGERIEKRVPMTRLRKRVAERLLAATQETAMLTTFNEVNMKPIMEMRAQYKDAFEKRHGARLGFMSFFVKAATEALKRYPAVNASIDGDDIVYHGYYDIGVAVSSERGLVVPVLRDTDRMNYAEVENGIRAYAGKARDGKLGIEDMTGGTFTITNGGTFGSLLSTPILNTPQTAILGMHKIQERPMAVNGQVEILPMMYLALSYDHRLIDGKEAVGFLVTIKELLEEPARLILDL; encoded by the coding sequence ATGGCAACCGAAATTAAAGCACCGGTATTCCCAGAGTCAGTTGCGGACGGTACGATCGCAACTTGGCACAAACAACCAGGTGAAGCAGTGTCACGTGATGAAGTGATCTGCGATATTGAGACTGATAAAGTTGTTTTAGAAGTTGTTGCTCCTGCAGACGGTACACTTGCATCTATTATTAAAGGTGAAGGCGATACTGTTCTTTCAGCTGAAGTCATTGCACAGTTTGAAGAAGGTGCTGTTTCTGGCGCTACGCAAACTCAAGCAGTTCAGTCTGAAGAGAAAGTTGAACAAGCTGCTGCGCAAACTGAAGCTGGTAATGCACCGATCGTTGAACGTCAACAAGTACAGGATCAGGCTCCAGCAGTGCGTAAAGCATTGACTGAATCTGGTGTTGCAGCTGCTGACGTTGCAGGTACAGGCCGTGGCGGTCGCATCACGAAAGAAGATGTGGCAAATCATCAGGCGAAACCGGCAGCACCTGCAGCGCAACCATTAAGCGTTGCAGTGGGCGAGCGTATCGAAAAACGTGTTCCTATGACTCGTCTTCGTAAGCGTGTTGCTGAACGTTTACTTGCAGCGACTCAAGAAACTGCAATGTTGACGACGTTCAACGAAGTGAACATGAAACCAATCATGGAAATGCGTGCTCAATACAAAGATGCATTCGAGAAGCGTCACGGTGCGCGTCTTGGCTTCATGTCATTCTTCGTTAAAGCAGCAACTGAAGCACTTAAACGCTATCCAGCGGTAAATGCTTCAATTGATGGCGATGACATCGTGTATCACGGTTACTACGACATTGGTGTTGCAGTTTCATCTGAACGTGGTCTAGTGGTTCCTGTACTTCGTGATACAGACCGCATGAACTATGCTGAAGTTGAAAATGGCATCCGTGCATATGCTGGCAAGGCACGTGACGGTAAGCTGGGCATCGAAGACATGACTGGCGGTACATTCACTATTACTAATGGTGGTACTTTTGGTTCATTGCTTTCTACACCAATTCTAAATACGCCACAAACTGCGATTCTGGGTATGCATAAAATCCAGGAACGTCCGATGGCGGTGAATGGTCAAGTAGAAATCTTGCCAATGATGTACCTTGCACTGTCTTATGACCACCGTTTAATCGATGGTAAAGAAGCAGTCGGTTTCCTTGTAACAATCAAAGAATTGTTAGAAGAGCCAGCGCGTCTGATCCTTGATCTGTAA
- the lpdA gene encoding dihydrolipoyl dehydrogenase, with translation MSQFDLVVIGGGPGGYEAAIRAAQLGFKVACIEKRIHKGKPSLGGTCLNVGCIPSKALLDSSHRYEDTVQHLDDHGITTGEVKFDLSKMLARKDKVVDQLTGGIDQLLKGNGIEWLKGTGKLLAGKKVEFVSHEGETQVLEPKYVILATGSVPVNIPVAPVDQDLIVDSTGALEFPEVPKRLGVIGAGVIGLELGSVWRRLGAEVVVFEAMDAFLPMADKALAKDFQKLLTKQGMDIRIGAKVAGTEINGREVTVKYNQAGEDKTETFDKLIVCVGRRAYAEGLLADDSGIKLTERGLVEVNDWCATSVEGVYAIGDLVRGPMLAHKAMEEGVMAVERIHGHAAQVNYDTIVSVIYTHPEAAWVGLTEQQATEKGHEVKTGQFGFAVNGRALAAGEGAGFVKFVADAKTDRLLGMHVIGPAASDIVHQGMIALEFVSSVEDLQLMTFGHPTFSEVVHEAALAVDGRAIHAIQRKRK, from the coding sequence ATGTCTCAATTCGATTTAGTCGTAATTGGTGGTGGCCCGGGCGGCTACGAAGCAGCAATTCGTGCAGCTCAACTTGGTTTTAAAGTTGCGTGTATCGAAAAACGTATTCATAAAGGTAAACCATCTTTAGGTGGTACTTGCTTAAACGTCGGTTGTATCCCGTCTAAAGCTTTACTTGATTCTTCACATCGTTATGAAGATACAGTTCAACATCTAGATGACCATGGTATTACGACTGGTGAAGTTAAATTCGATCTTTCTAAAATGCTGGCTCGTAAAGACAAAGTTGTAGATCAATTGACTGGCGGTATCGATCAGTTACTTAAAGGTAATGGCATCGAGTGGTTAAAAGGTACGGGTAAACTGCTTGCAGGTAAAAAAGTAGAATTTGTTTCTCACGAAGGTGAAACTCAAGTTTTAGAGCCTAAATATGTGATTCTTGCGACGGGTTCTGTACCAGTAAATATTCCAGTGGCTCCTGTAGATCAAGACTTAATTGTTGATTCTACTGGCGCGCTTGAATTCCCAGAAGTACCTAAGCGTTTAGGTGTAATTGGTGCGGGCGTGATCGGTCTTGAGCTTGGTTCTGTATGGCGTCGTCTTGGTGCTGAAGTTGTTGTATTTGAAGCAATGGATGCATTCTTACCAATGGCTGATAAAGCATTGGCAAAAGACTTCCAAAAACTGTTGACTAAGCAAGGTATGGATATCCGTATCGGTGCAAAAGTTGCAGGTACTGAAATCAATGGTCGTGAAGTAACGGTTAAATATAACCAAGCTGGTGAAGACAAAACTGAAACTTTCGATAAATTGATCGTTTGTGTCGGTCGTCGCGCATATGCTGAAGGTTTATTGGCTGATGATTCAGGCATTAAATTGACTGAACGCGGTTTGGTTGAAGTCAACGATTGGTGTGCAACTTCAGTTGAAGGCGTATACGCAATTGGTGACTTGGTACGTGGTCCAATGCTTGCGCATAAAGCAATGGAAGAAGGCGTAATGGCGGTTGAGCGTATTCACGGTCATGCTGCACAAGTGAACTATGACACCATTGTTTCTGTAATTTACACACATCCGGAAGCGGCGTGGGTAGGTTTAACAGAACAGCAAGCGACTGAAAAAGGTCACGAAGTTAAAACGGGTCAATTCGGTTTTGCTGTGAACGGTCGTGCTTTAGCTGCGGGTGAAGGTGCCGGTTTCGTGAAGTTTGTTGCTGATGCAAAAACGGATCGTTTACTCGGTATGCACGTGATTGGACCTGCTGCGTCTGATATCGTTCACCAAGGTATGATCGCGCTTGAGTTTGTATCTTCAGTTGAAGATCTTCAGTTGATGACTTTCGGTCACCCGACATTCTCTGAAGTGGTACATGAAGCTGCACTTGCAGTTGATGGTCGTGCGATTCACGCGATCCAACGTAAGCGTAAGTAA